The DNA region TTCCCACTGCCTGTTATCGCTCATTTTCCACTCCGCTGTTGAGGTTCGTAGTCGGCAGATGAGGCCTCGTATAAAGGCCCCATCCAGATCAAGCGACGGAGCGCCGCACCTCAGCGGGGAAGGAGTAGGTCGAGCCGCTCGAATAATGAGAAGCCAACGCCTGTGTAACCTTCACGCCGCGCGTCTCGTATTTGCCGCCGATGTGCTCAATGATGTAGCGGACGATCCGCCCGGTAAGACGCTTCATTGCGTCCTCGAAAGCAGGTTCGCCGATCTGGGAAGCAAGCAGCGGCTCGATGCCGACGACAGGCGGTCGCGATGACGCCGAGCATACCGCGCCAATCAGCATTGCCACACCAATGCGAGAAGTGAGCAAATCGAAGATGCGCTGACCGGTTTCGCTTTCGAACGCAGGCGAATGAGAGCCAGCTTGGAACGGCATATCAGCAAGGTTGGGATCACGCTGGAGCGCAACGCTATCCATGGTAAAACGTGCGAACATATCTCTTTCCTTTCATGAGGAACCCAGCCGCTAAATGGTGGCCGAGTGACTTCGATGAGTCGCAGTGGTTATATCACCGCATCTAATGTTTTTCAACGCTCAATCGATCTTCAACGCAATGTGCAGGAAAATTGAAGTATTTTAAGTGCTTGAGTCCATTCTCCAGATGTGAGAATCTGCGGCCATGAAACGCGTGGCGCTATATCTCCGGGTCTCAACCGACAGCCAAACCGTGGATAACCAGCGTCGCGAACTCATGGCTGTCGCCGACCGTCTTGGCTGGCATGTTGTGGTCGAACTGGCCGATGAAGGCATCAGCGGAGCCAAGGGTCGGGATCAGCGTCCCGGCTATGATCGGCTGATGCAGATGGTCACGCGCCGCGAGATCGACCTCATCGCCTGTTGGAGCGTCGATAGGTTGGGCCGATCGCTCCAGCATCTGGTCGGCTTCCTCGGCGAGATCAACAATCGGGGCGTCGATTTGTATCTCCACACCCAAGGTCTCGATACCTCGACGCCCGCCGGGCGCGCGATGTTCTCGATGCTTTCCGTGTTCGCCGAGTTCGAACGATCGATCCTGCGCCAGCGGATCATGGCCGGTCTCGCCCGATCGACCAAGCGATCAGGCCGCCCACCTCTCGATGCCGCCAAGGCCGACAAGATCAGGCGCGAACTCGCGCGCGGGACCAGTATCAACGCGACAGCAAAGAAGCTCCGCGTAGGAGTCGGCACCGTCCACCGGATCAAGACCCAAATGGCCGAACCGATCGCCGCCTGACTATCGTTACTAACGATCGCGGCTGACGCTGCCGGTTACCCTCACTCTATAATTACGGAGATCGAGCATGACATCACGCTCCGACGATACCCCTTCGTCCGCATCAGATAGCCCCGACGATCATGGCAGCGGTGCGGTTCCTCTTCTGGGCACCATTTGTTCTCAACCTATTGAGAATGCTGAGGGATCGTCGCATGACGGTCCCTCATCGCGTATCTGCTACACAAAGCTGCTACACAATCATGGTCCCCGACCAGCCCCAATCCCGCAGAATTCCGGGAAAAATGGCGGCCGCTCCTGCTACACAAAGCTGTTACACAATTGCCCATCCGGACTGATTATCCGGCAGGGTAGATATTATCTGCGACGCAGGGTTCCGCGCGACCTCCGGGAGGCGATGGGACGGGTGGAGATATGGCGATCGCTCAACACGGACAGCCTTCAAATCGCACGGCGACGATTGTCAGCAGCGGCCGCCCGACTGGAATTGATGTTCGAGGATGCCCGGTCGAAAGGAGGGCTGGTTGTCGACCTGACGCTCCTGAAACCGCTCGACGACTATCTTCCTGATATCGGTCCACGCACCATCACTGCCCCCAAGGGTGAAGAGGCTCCTCCTCTCGGCGTGACGCTTGGAGAGGCCTATGAGCGATATCTCTCCGATCCGACGCACCAATGGTCGGCGCGAACGCGAGAGACCTACGACACCGTCCGCAAACTCGCGGTTTCCGTGATTGGAGCGGAAACCGAAATCCGAAGCCCCTCTCGCAGTCACATGCGCCGTCTGATGGAGGTGCTGCGCTATCTGCCCCGAAACGCGACGAAGCTCTTCCCCGACCTCTCACCCGAACAGGCATCGGCCCGGCTGAAGGAGACCGGGAAGGGCGTGCCCATCAGTGTTGCGAACGCCAACGTCTATCTCAGCAGCCTGTCGAGCTTCCTCAACTGGGCGGTCGATGAGGAATTGGCCGAGCGGAACCCCGCGAGAGGCCTTCGCTTCGCCGACAGCACAGCCAAGAAGGATAAGCGCAATCCATTCTTGCCAGACCAATTGCGTCTCATCTTCCATGCCCCTCTCTATACGGGGTGCAAGGATGGGGACCGGGGCTACGCGACGCCCGGTCACGAGCGCCCGCAAAATGCGCGCTACTGGGTTCCGCTCATCGCCCTGCACAGCGGGATGCGACTGAACGAGATATGCCAGTTGGACACGAAAGATGTGCGGATGATCGAGGGTGTGCCCTGCATGGTGATCACGACAGAGTCGCTCGTGGGCAGCACGGACAAGCAGCTAAAGACGGGTGCGAGCGAACGGCTGATTCCCATCCATCACCGCCTTCTTGATCTCGACCTGATGACATATGTCGCCCAGAAACGGCGAGCGGGGGAGGCGAAGCTCTTTGCTGACATCGATCTCGGCACCAACGGCGTCAGGGCTGTCGCTTTCAGCAAATGGTTCACCCAGTTCCTTGGGAACATCGGCGCGCGGCGCAAGAAGACATGCTTCCATTCGCTGAGGCACTGTTTCCGGGATGAACTGAGGCATGCCCGAATTGAACACGACCTTGCGATGGCCCTTGGGGGATGGACGACCGGCCCCTCCACGCATGGAAAGGTTTCGGAAAATTACGGGCGGGGGCATCGGATCGAGGTGCTGGCGGAAGCCGTGAACAAGCTCACTTTCGCCGATGTTGATCTCTCTCATCTCGGGCGTTGATTGGGAACATAAGGCCGTGATCCCGCCGCCCGGTGACATCGCAGGTGATCAACAGTTCCTGTGTTGTTCTCTTTGCTCTACAGAGTAGCGCATCATGAGGAAGTCGATGAATCAGCTATCCGGGTATCCCACGAGAAGGCTCAACCATGTCGGGTGAAATGATTCTTTATAGCACCGAGGATGGCGCAACCGTCGTCCAACTGAAGGCGCGGGACGGATCGGTCTGGCTCAGTCAGGCGCAGATTGCTGAGCTTTTCGAAGCAACGAAGCAGAATGTCAGCCTGCACATCCGGCATATCCTCGAAGAGGGAGAGCTAGAGGAGGGGGCAGTCGTCAAGGAATACTTGACAACTGCCGCCGACGGTAAGGCCTATCGGACGTTGCATTATAGCCTTTCCATGATCCTCGCGATCGGCTTCCGTGTGCGTTCGGCGCGAGGCTTGCAGTTCCGGCGTTGGGCGGCGACCAGTCTGTCGGAATATCTGGTGAAAGGCTTCGTCATGGACGATGCCCGCCTGAAGGAGCCGGGCACCGACTATTTCGAAGAACTGCTGGCCCGCATTCGCGATATCCGATCGTCGGAGCGGATGTTCTACCAGAAGGTCTTGGACATCTACGGCACCAGCGTGGACTATGATCGGAACGCAGAAACGACCCAGATTTTCTTTCAGACGGTGCAAAACAAGATGCACTGGGCGGCGCATGGCCATACCGCTGCCGAGGTGATTTCCGCCCGCGTCAGCGCGAGCAAGGATCATGTCGGGCTCACCTGTCCAAGGGCGGCCCACCGCGCAAGACCGACGTGACCATCGCGAAGAACTATCTTTCCGAGGATGAAATACAGGCTCTCAACCGGATCGTGACGGCTTATCTGGAATTCGCCGAACTTCAGGCGATGAACCGCAAGCCGATGACCATGCACGACTGGATCGCGAAACTGGATAATTTCTTGGCGCTCAGCGACCGCGACATCCTGAGTCATGCAGGCAAGGTCAAGGCGGATGCCGCGAAGGCCAAAGCCCAGATTGAATATGAAAAATGGCACGCGGAGCACCTGAACAAGCCTAGCATGGTGAAGCGGCATTTCGTCGAAGCTACGACAAAGGCGAAGAAAATCGGCGCTTCTCGCCCCTCGTCGAAGCATAGAGAGAACTGAACCAGCGGCCGCCATTTTTCCCGGAATTCTGCGGGATTGAGGCTGGTCGGGGACCATGATTGTGTAGCAGCTTTGTGTAGCAGATACGCGATGAGGGACCGTCATGCGACGATCCCTCAGCATTCTCAATAGGTTGAGAACAAATGGTGCCCAGAAGAGGAAAGCGCTGAGGGTGCCGGGATGAACCCTCGATCGTGGTCAGATTTTCTCCATTGAGATCAACGATGTCGGTGTTCGGCAGTGTGAGTCCCAGAAGAGGACTCGAATTTAGAGTTCACCACTGTCCGAGGCTGTCCTTTTCTATATGATTATAAAGTATAATATCTGGTTGCTGTTCCGCTATCGTTCGTTGACGTTCGTATTCATTCGAGTCATTATGTGGGAACGAATAGGGGAACGAATATGCCTCCACTCACTGCCATTTCAGCAAAAAATGCAAAGCCGGGACGCCATGGTGACGGGAGGGGCCTTTATCTACTCGTCAAACCAACCGGAGCCAAATCTTGGCTGCTCCGTGTTCAGGTAGATGGCAGGCGGCGTGACATCGGACTTGGGAGCTTTAGAGAAGCCCCCAGAAAGGCCCTCGTTGCTGGCGCGCTAGCGGTCGAAATCCCAATCTTGCACCGTCAAGTCTTGACCCTTAGCGAAGCCCGCGAAAAAGCTGAATTGAACCGCGCCGGATTTGCCGGAGGCGTTGGGTTGTGAGTCACGCTGCCATATCGATGTTGTCCGCGGCAGCATAATATTGATCTTCGGCTTCGGCAGGCGGGATGTTGCCGATAGGCTCCAGCAGCCGGCGATTGTTGAACCAGTCGACCCATTCGAGCGTGGCATACTCGACCGCTTCGAAGCTGCGCCACGGTCCTCGCCGGTGGATCACCTCGGCTTTGTAAAGGCCGTTGATCGTCTCAGCCAAAGCATTGTCGTAGCTGTCGCCGACGCTGCCGACAGACGGCTCGATCCCGGCTTCGGCGAGGCGCTCGGTGTATTTGATGGACACGTATTGCGACCCGCGGTCGCTATGATGGATGAGGCCGCCCCGATGGGCCGGCCGTCGATCATAAAGCGCCTGTTCCAGCGCATCGAGGACGAAGCTTGCGTGCGCTGTCCTGCTGGCTCGCCAGCCTACAATCCGCCTGGCGTAGGTATCGATGATGAAAGCGACGTAAACGAAGCCGGCCCAGGTCGCGACATAGGTAAAGTCGGATACCCACAGCATGTTCGGCGCTGGCGCGTAGAACCTGCGGTTAACGTGATCGAGCGGGCAAGCTGCTGCCTTGTCGCTGATGGTCGTGCGCACTGGCTTGCCCCGGATCACTCCGGCCAAGCCCATCTCGCGCATCAGCCGGGCGACCGTACAGCGGGCGACGGGCACGCCCTCCCGCATCATCTGCCGCCACACCTTGCGCACGCCGTAGACCGCGAAGTTCTCGGCGAACACGCGCGCGATCTCCGGCTTGAGGGCCGCATCCCGCCGCGCCCGCGCCGACAAGCGTGTCGGATCCTGTCGCTGCGCGACGCGCTCGTGATAAGTGGATGGGGCGATCGGCAGGACGCGGCAGATCGGCTCGACCCCATAGGCATCGCGGTGATCGTCAATGAACGCAATCATCGCCGAAACGGGCGGTCGAGCTCCGCCTGAGCAAAATATGCCGATGCCTTGCGGAGAATCTCATTGGCCTGCCGCAGTTCGCGAACCTCGCGCTCCAGCGCCTTCACCCTGTCGGCAATTTCGGCTGGGACACCCGCCCGCTTACCGCTGTCGACCTCAGCCTTCTTCACCCACTCATGCAGCGTCGGCGGTGAGCAGCCGATCTTCTCGGCAATCGATACCACCGCGGCCCAGCGCGATGGGTAATCCCGCTCGTGATCCAGCACCATCCGGATCGCTCGCTCGCGTACTTCCGGCGCAAATTTGTTCGTCGTCTTGCTCATATCGGCTCCATCTACTCAAGAGTTGGAGCCTCCGACAAACCCGGCGCGGTTCAAATTGCTTCGGACGATGGCGAAATCCGGCCTAGATCCTGTGGCAGAGCGAGACCGCGAGCGCCGATCGAGTCCGACGTTTAGCGAAGCCGCAAAAGCAACTCATCTAGCCCTAAAATCGGGCTGGAAGGAGAAGGGGGCCCAAGTGTTCATCAAATCGCTGGAGAACCATGCGTATCCAGCTTTCGGCGGCAAACGAGTGGATGACATCTCTGCTGGCGACATCACGGCTGCGCTTGCACCGATATGGACCTCCAAACCGGACATGGCCCGCAAGGTTAAACAACGCATTCGCAACGTTCTCGACTTTGCGCACAGCAAAGGGTGGCGTCCGACGGAGGCTCCGGGCCGGTCAGTCGCCGTGGCCCTTCCACGTCAACCGAAGGGCGGGCATCACTCGGCGATGCCTTATGTTGAGGCTCCTGCTTTCGTCGCAAAGTTGCAAGCCGATGCTCCAACAATCGGAAGGCAAGCGCTTCTCTTTCAGATTTTCACGGCTGCTCGTCAGGGCGAGGTACGTGCTGCGCGTTGGGAGCAAATCAACTTGGCAAAGCGCGAATGGAATAGGCCGGCTGACATAATGAAAACGCACCAATCACATATTGTCACGCTGAACGAAGCTGCTGTCTGGCTGTTAAAGTCTATGAATGGGAATCATGTGCCAAATCCCAAAGACCTGATCTTTGCTGGAAAGGGCGGAACAATGTTATCGGACATGACCGCTTCAAAGGTATTGCGGACGGCTGGGGTTCCATACAACGCACACGGCTTTCGCAGCTCGTTCCGCGATTGGGCGGCGGAAAAAATGCCTAATTTCCCTGACGATGTTGCAGAAGCTGCACTCGCTCACGTTGTCGCCGACCGGGTCGTACGAGCATACAAACGAACCACTTTTCTTGAAATGAGACGAGAACTGCTCGAAGCTTGGAGCCATTTTTTGCAGCCCAGCGTTGCCATACCCTCTGCGGTGACCGCCTAATGCGCTACTGCTACTCGGGCATGGAGGCTGAGTGTCTGAAGGAACTGTCTCGATACCGTTGACGTCGCCCGCGAATTGCCAGACAAGGCACCATGACATGGCTGAAGCTATTTCGATCGAGGACGTTGGAACGCTCGCCATCAAAGGCGGTGTCGAACGTTTTTGCAGTGGGCGGCGTTCCGTCCGTAACCTACGTCGATCGGGACCATCTCGGCCTCGAAACCCGCATGATGGATGCGTTAGAACGCCGCCATTCGTTCACAATAGTAAGCGGGCCTACAAAGTGTGGTAAGTCTGTGATTTGCGAACGGATTCTCGGCAAAGGGCGGCACATAACTGTGCAGGGTGGCCAGGTAACGACCGCCGAGGATTTTTGGCGTCAGACCGCACACAAACTGCGCCTTCCGAGCAGCTCCACGTCAATCGTAACAAAGATTTGGTCGTTCAGGTGGTTAGTAGAAATGTCCTCCGGAATACCAAGCATATTCCAAAAGAAGGGTTCGATAGACCGCACATCTGGTAGCCAAGAGGCAAAATCCACCACCTTCACTTCGTTTCCGCTGCTCGACACGCTAGAAAAATTGAAGAGAAATGACATCACCCTAATTGTCGAGGATTTCCACTATATTGGAAAAGATGTTCAAACGTTAGTTATCAGATCGTTGAAGTCGGCAGTTTTTGAGGGGATGAGGGTAGTTGTATTAGCCGTGCCACACAGGGCGTTTGACCCCGCCGATGTTGAGGGTGAGGTGGAAGGTCGGGTCAATCACGTTGAGATACCTCGATGGTCCAGTGATGATCTGAACGAAATAGCTGCTAAGGGATTTCTTGCGTTAGGGCTAACCGTGGAAGCCTCTTTGCGCCGCCGCATGTGCGACGATGCTTTCGGAAATCCTTTGCTTATTCAGGAGATTTGTCATGAGCTCAGTCGCGTGTTGCTGGCGACAGGGGTCAGCCAGCAGGCAACCGCTACAGGCGCTGATCTAGCCCGGGCGTATGATAAGGTGGTTGCCAACAAAGGATTGTCAAGATTCGATAGGTTCGCCCAGTGCGGGGTCGCCGGTGGGATGCCTGCAATGGCAGAATTGCGAACAGGCGGAGAGGATGCGATGACGCTGGTCTTATTAGCAGCCGTTGCACGGAGCGGACTGAAGCCAATCACTGCGTACCCCGAGATACGCGACTCCTTTATTGCTTTGAGCAGAGCGGTCCCCCCTTCGCCTGAGCAGGTCGGTGCGCTGTGTTCTAGTATGGCAGCCGTTGTGTCGGGCAACCGCGCAGCCCCTCTAGAGTGGCTTGCTGGGACGCAGGAGTTAGCGCTGACCGATCCTTTCCTGATGTTCTATATGAAATGGGTGCTGCATGATCGTCGCTCGCTGATTCTTGAGCAAAGTGCGATCGAGACATCCGTTGGAGTGCAGCCGGGTAGCAGTCGCGAGCGCGAGGATGAGAATTGATGAAGGTCGTATCAGTTATCAATTACAAAGGGGGCGTTGGCAAAACATCGCTGACGGCGAACCTTGGGGCGGAGCTCGCGTGGCGCGGAAAGCGGGTGCTTCTTCTCGATCTAGATGCGCAAGCAAGTTTGACGTTCTCATTCATCTCGGCTGAGGAATGGAGCAGGCGTTTCGCACCCGACAGGACTATCAAGGCATGGTACGACAGTTTTGATGCAGGACAAAGACTTCCGCTACAATCTATTATTGAAAAGCCAGAAAGAGTTGGCGGCCGCCTGTCTGGGCGTGGCACGTTAGATATTATTTACTCTCACCTTGGCCTCATCAACGTCGATCTTGAGCTGGCCACGCAAATCGGTGGAGCAAATCTTTCTCAAGCTCGCCGGAACTTTTTGTCCGTACATAAGAGGCTTCTTGTCGGACTAAACGATCCGGTTCTTGAGAATAATTATGATATCTGTTTAATAGACTGCCCACCAAACTTTAACATTGTGACCAAAACAGCTATAGTGGCTAGCAAGTATATCTTAGTTCCTACTAAACCAGATCAGCTTTCCACTCTCGGTATCGATTATTTACGTCGCAGTATTCGACAATTGGTCGATGACTATAATGAGTTTGTTAAACTAGAGCAGGGCGATCTAGAACCACAAATAAATCCGAAGATTGCCGGTGTAGTTTTTACAATGATCCAAGAATATGGAGGGTCGCCAATCTCAGCGCAACGAACATATATGCACAAGATAGCGCAAGATAGCGGCCTTCGCGTATTTAATTCTTATATAACTCGCAATGACACGATGTTTGCAGGGGCACCTGAGTATGGCGTGCCAGTTGTTTTAAATGGGGCTTCAAACTACTCCCATCAGAAAGTTGTTGACGGGATTGAGCAGGTTACAACTGAATTTATGGAAGTAATTAAATTATGAGCATCGATAAGCGAAGGGCGGCGGCTAACTATCTTCGTGCTCTGGCCGATGCTGTAGATGCGTTGGATACGACAGAGCTCGACGCGCTGCTGAATGCGGGAAATCTCAGATCGCTGAGAGCCCCGCCGAAGAAGCCTCGAGCATCAAATTCTCGCTCTAAGAACCAAGGCGACGACCAAGCTAGGGCGGACGCAGTCATGGATGTTCTTGCGCGATCAACCACGCGTGCTGAAGCGCACGCTAAGCTGCTTGAGCTTGAACTTACGAAAGCAGTCCTTCTAAAGGCCGCCAAATCGCGCGCTGTCCACGTCGTGAACAAAGATTCAGTTGCTGTGATAATTGATAAGTTGGTCGCGAACACGGTTGGGTCTCGGCTCGATTCCGAGGCGATCCGTAACGGTTGAATCTCAGCCGAGCTACGGATTAGGTATTAGATGGTCACTGCATCGAAATCGACCGTTTATGATACGCATTGATTGCCCGTATCACAAACTAGCTTGACTAGGGATACGATACAGGCTTATTACTGATGCACCTATTCGATACAGACAGAGGGCATCATGGCTAGGACATTCGCATATTGCCGCGTCAGTACGGCAGACCAGACAACAGATAATCAGGTACGCGAGATTGAAAGCGCTGGCTTCACGGTCGAGCCTAAGCGCATAGTGACGGAAACCGTATCCGGCTCCCTGCCTGCTATGGAGCGCAAGGGCTTTGCCAAGCTACTGGACCGGCTAGAGGCTGGGGACATCCTCATAGTGACCAAGCTGGACCGACTGGGGCGCAATGCCATGGACGTTCGGGCCACGGTCGAGAAGCTGGCCGCTGAGGGCATCAGGGTTCATTGCCTTGCCTTGGGCGGAACGGACCTGACCAGCCCAGCCGGGAAGATGACCATGGGCGTTATCGCTGCCGTCGCTGAGTTTGAGCGGGACTTGCTAATAGAGCGGACACAGGCAGGGCTTAGCCGGGCCAAGGCTGAGGGCAAGGCGCTGGGCAGGCCGATGACGCTAACCGCTGCGCAACAGACTGAGATTGCCGACAAGCGCAAGGCAGGCATGAGCATCCGGGCATTAGCCAAAGAGTATGGCACTAGCATTGCGTCGATCCAACGGGCCGAAACGCGGGCAGGCGTCCCGGCCTGATGGCTGGGGCGCTTCCCGTACTCGACGGCCTGCCTATGCGGTCCTGACATGCGCCGTCCCCGGCCAGCGCGGGCCATACAGGATCGAAACCGGGGACAGATGCCCCTACACCTGCCCGACGACCGGACAGCGCCTGAGAGGGCCGGAAATCGACGCCTGAGAAATGGCGGATTTCTGCCGCGTGGACAATCAGTACCGTCATGCTAAGCCCCGGTCATTACGACCACCAGAAACGCCCTTCTCATATTGCCATTGCCCGTAGAGCCGGGGACCGCCTGACAGTGCGGACAACTGTATGATGCCACAGCCCGTAAGGGTTAGCCGTAAGGCGTAGGGGCGTGACGTTCTTCCAAGGAAGGTGCGCGGCATCAGGACCGATAGCAATACAAGCCAAGGCTCAATCCAACTCAGGATCATGACCCGCTGTATCGCTCCCACTGACTGGAAGACAGGCGTTCGGCCTGCCGCTTCTGTAGTCGAATACCACCATGACCACGCTTGTGGACAAGGGCCATTTCAGGCGCTTTGGGGGGTAGGGGGGACCGATAGATACAGCCAAGAACTCATCCAATCTAGGATCATATATTATAATGATCTAATGATGATCTTTCCTGCCTCATTCTCATAATGCTCAGCCATACCGATTATCAGGTATAGCTATCTCTCTTACATTCTTCTGATTGATCTAGCGCATACATAATTGCTGATACGGCGTCACTGTTATGATTGCAGATAACATCCCGGTTTGTCGCCCGGTTGATACTCTGCCGCACTAGGTCATTCCGAATGATGTAAGTTTAGACTTACGCTTGCCCAGATGCTCATTGCGATAAATGTACCCGTGTCACCCTATTGCCCGATAGGTTGAGCATCTGGGCCTTTCTGTTTCTCCGCTCACCCTTAGCCCTAACGGCCATGAGTAAGAGAGACATCTATCTTACTTTATTGGACAACATTTCCCGATATTAGAAAGGATTATCTATGACTATCCTGACTGTGGATACTGCCGCTGTCGATAATCAGCAGCTTGCCATCTATTTCGCCTCCGCTGATCGCCGTATCGTTTCTGGCTTCCGTCTAGCGCTGGACGTGCTGGGCATCCCGACCCCCGAATTTGCTACCCGTAAGCCCGCTGGCCGTCCGTCCGTTGCCAAGCTGATGGCTGATGCTGAGGCTGATACCGGGAATGTCGGTGCATACCGGGCAGAGAAGACGAAGTTCATTCCGCGTTCTGCCCAGCGGTCTGTGTCCCCGGCAGGGGCTTGGACGCTTCCCCGCCCCTAATCTCCTAGCGACAAGGAAATTCCATGACAGATACCGTTACCTCGGTGGCCCTTGCCGCTGAGATTGAAGCCTTGCGTTCCGATCATGCCAAGGTGACCGCCGCCATCCCCCTTGTTGGGAAGGCCGCGACTGCCAAGGCTCAACAGCTTGCCAAGGATATTGTTGCCGCTGAGGAACGCTATGCCTCAACGATTGCCGATGAAATCCTAGCCGAACGGAAAGCCCGGCTTGCACACTTCACGGATATAGAAGTCCTGTATAACCCGGATTTCGATAACCTACTGACCGTC from Sphingobium sp. HWE2-09 includes:
- a CDS encoding recombinase family protein produces the protein MKRVALYLRVSTDSQTVDNQRRELMAVADRLGWHVVVELADEGISGAKGRDQRPGYDRLMQMVTRREIDLIACWSVDRLGRSLQHLVGFLGEINNRGVDLYLHTQGLDTSTPAGRAMFSMLSVFAEFERSILRQRIMAGLARSTKRSGRPPLDAAKADKIRRELARGTSINATAKKLRVGVGTVHRIKTQMAEPIAA
- a CDS encoding DUF6538 domain-containing protein, producing the protein MTSRSDDTPSSASDSPDDHGSGAVPLLGTICSQPIENAEGSSHDGPSSRICYTKLLHNHGPRPAPIPQNSGKNGGRSCYTKLLHNCPSGLIIRQGRYYLRRRVPRDLREAMGRVEIWRSLNTDSLQIARRRLSAAAARLELMFEDARSKGGLVVDLTLLKPLDDYLPDIGPRTITAPKGEEAPPLGVTLGEAYERYLSDPTHQWSARTRETYDTVRKLAVSVIGAETEIRSPSRSHMRRLMEVLRYLPRNATKLFPDLSPEQASARLKETGKGVPISVANANVYLSSLSSFLNWAVDEELAERNPARGLRFADSTAKKDKRNPFLPDQLRLIFHAPLYTGCKDGDRGYATPGHERPQNARYWVPLIALHSGMRLNEICQLDTKDVRMIEGVPCMVITTESLVGSTDKQLKTGASERLIPIHHRLLDLDLMTYVAQKRRAGEAKLFADIDLGTNGVRAVAFSKWFTQFLGNIGARRKKTCFHSLRHCFRDELRHARIEHDLAMALGGWTTGPSTHGKVSENYGRGHRIEVLAEAVNKLTFADVDLSHLGR
- the rhuM gene encoding RhuM family protein; this translates as MSGEMILYSTEDGATVVQLKARDGSVWLSQAQIAELFEATKQNVSLHIRHILEEGELEEGAVVKEYLTTAADGKAYRTLHYSLSMILAIGFRVRSARGLQFRRWAATSLSEYLVKGFVMDDARLKEPGTDYFEELLARIRDIRSSERMFYQKVLDIYGTSVDYDRNAETTQIFFQTVQNKMHWAAHGHTAAEVISARVSASKDHVGLTCPRAAHRARPT
- the rhuM gene encoding RhuM family protein, with product MTIAKNYLSEDEIQALNRIVTAYLEFAELQAMNRKPMTMHDWIAKLDNFLALSDRDILSHAGKVKADAAKAKAQIEYEKWHAEHLNKPSMVKRHFVEATTKAKKIGASRPSSKHREN
- a CDS encoding Arm DNA-binding domain-containing protein — its product is MPPLTAISAKNAKPGRHGDGRGLYLLVKPTGAKSWLLRVQVDGRRRDIGLGSFREAPRKALVAGALAVEIPILHRQVLTLSEAREKAELNRAGFAGGVGL
- a CDS encoding IS3 family transposase (programmed frameshift), translating into MSKTTNKFAPEVRERAIRMVLDHERDYPSRWAAVVSIAEKIGCSPPTLHEWVKKAEVDSGKRAGVPAEIADRVKALEREVRELRQANEILRKASAYFCSGGARPPVSAMIAFIDDHRDAYGVEPICRVLPIAPSTYHERVAQRQDPTRLSARARRDAALKPEIARVFAENFAVYGVRKVWRQMMREGVPVARCTVARLMREMGLAGVIRGKPVRTTISDKAAACPLDHVNRRFYAPAPNMLWVSDFTYVATWAGFVYVAFIIDTYARRIVGWRASRTAHASFVLDALEQALYDRRPAHRGGLIHHSDRGSQYVSIKYTERLAEAGIEPSVGSVGDSYDNALAETINGLYKAEVIHRRGPWRSFEAVEYATLEWVDWFNNRRLLEPIGNIPPAEAEDQYYAAADNIDMAA
- a CDS encoding tyrosine-type recombinase/integrase, with amino-acid sequence MAKSGLDPVAERDRERRSSPTFSEAAKATHLALKSGWKEKGAQVFIKSLENHAYPAFGGKRVDDISAGDITAALAPIWTSKPDMARKVKQRIRNVLDFAHSKGWRPTEAPGRSVAVALPRQPKGGHHSAMPYVEAPAFVAKLQADAPTIGRQALLFQIFTAARQGEVRAARWEQINLAKREWNRPADIMKTHQSHIVTLNEAAVWLLKSMNGNHVPNPKDLIFAGKGGTMLSDMTASKVLRTAGVPYNAHGFRSSFRDWAAEKMPNFPDDVAEAALAHVVADRVVRAYKRTTFLEMRRELLEAWSHFLQPSVAIPSAVTA
- a CDS encoding ParA family protein, which encodes MKVVSVINYKGGVGKTSLTANLGAELAWRGKRVLLLDLDAQASLTFSFISAEEWSRRFAPDRTIKAWYDSFDAGQRLPLQSIIEKPERVGGRLSGRGTLDIIYSHLGLINVDLELATQIGGANLSQARRNFLSVHKRLLVGLNDPVLENNYDICLIDCPPNFNIVTKTAIVASKYILVPTKPDQLSTLGIDYLRRSIRQLVDDYNEFVKLEQGDLEPQINPKIAGVVFTMIQEYGGSPISAQRTYMHKIAQDSGLRVFNSYITRNDTMFAGAPEYGVPVVLNGASNYSHQKVVDGIEQVTTEFMEVIKL
- a CDS encoding recombinase family protein, whose translation is MARTFAYCRVSTADQTTDNQVREIESAGFTVEPKRIVTETVSGSLPAMERKGFAKLLDRLEAGDILIVTKLDRLGRNAMDVRATVEKLAAEGIRVHCLALGGTDLTSPAGKMTMGVIAAVAEFERDLLIERTQAGLSRAKAEGKALGRPMTLTAAQQTEIADKRKAGMSIRALAKEYGTSIASIQRAETRAGVPA